A region of the Dyadobacter sp. CECT 9275 genome:
GCTGAGCTTCCTTAAAAAGGAGCAGTACCGCACTTGGTTCGGTATATCCGGTGAAGTAGTACAGATCCGGATTAGCGTGGTATTTATAGTCCGTATCGTTGGAAAAATTTCTCTGAGGATAAGAAAACACCGCCACCACTGAGTTGGAAGGCATTAGCCTTCGCATTGCTTCCCGCCTTTCACGATGGAAATCTTTACCCGGGAAGTCGGCGGGTACCGGCAATTGCCCGAATGAGTCGGCGAGTACTGCCAAAACAAATAGAAACGTAAAAAATCTTTTCATGCTTTTGGTTTGTTAATGATTCCAGGACTCATTTGCCAGTTATACCAGCTCAAATCCATAAGTAACAGTGCGTTACGACAATTCTTTCACGTTTTTCGAATGAATATGCGTCACTTTTGGAACAGGGAGAGAGTACCAGGTGAACGAACACCATTCACCCGGTATCATTTTTAGCTAGGTTTGGTATGAGGTTCTAAATATCGATCCGGCATTCAGGCGGTTTTAAGTGTGACCTGATTCTTACTTCACCTTATGGGAATCAGAAACTATTCCTATCATAAGGTAAAGTATCACATATTCCAGCTTCCGGCCGGTAACCGATTTAAGAGATTGTAGTTTAATAAATTGCATGAAGATCTGCAAACAAAATTTATTATCCGGTTATAATTTTTTACTTCCGTGGATATTATCCTCCATATAATATGAAAAGAACGAAACCCCGCAAAGAGCTTCGTTCTTTCCAAAAGCCTGGTATATGGAATGGGCAGGCTCAGTAGGTCAGTTTGGTAACTTTTCCAAGTGCCATAGATACGGCATAATACGTTTTATCACCCACTCTTTCGATGTCTGTTGGCATCATTAGGCCGTCAATCATGAGTGTACCTCCTTCATTGGAAATTTTACCGCTATTGGGCGCAAAACCGTCGGGAAGTACAAATTTCGCAAACTGAAGTACCAGCGGCTTATTGCCCGGTGTCAGTACCACATCAACCAATGCGGTGTAACCCTCTTTGTAAACAGATAACTTCCCTGTGTTATCCAATTGCTGAACGGACGCTTTGCCTTCTATAAAAGGGAAGCCGGTCAGAGAAGTTACAAAAAACTTAGAACCGTCATAAGCAATCCCTGTTGGCACAAAGTCAATCATAGGCCCTCCTACCTGGCCCGGGTTGGTAAATGGAGGAATTTCGGCAAATATGCTCAAGGTGCCATCAGACTTACGGCGGATAACCGCATTGGCTGCAGCGTCGGTTATAAACAAATCCCCGTCTGTTCCCCAGGTAAGGTTAAACAGATTCGTTTCGTCTTTATCCACTGTGAAATTATGGGCCAGGACAAACTTCCCGATTTCTTCTCCAACCAGTGTACTAGCCTTCACCGGTGCGTCACCGGCTTTGAAAGAGGATACATCCGCTTTATACAATTTACCGTCCACACCATGCAGAATATACAACGATCCATCCTTGTAAGTCAGATGGGTAAGGCCGCTTGGGGTACCTTCCTCTGGGCTAATCACAGATGTAAACTCAGTGATGGCCGGATAAACCTTACCTTCCGGAGTGATCATAGATACCTTCCCATCATTGTTTCCGGTACCCATTTCCGTAACCCACAAATTATTGTTGGCGCCTTTAGTAATACCCAGCGGTGCAGCCAGCTGGCTTGCAAAATCGGTTGCCGTAAGCTTGTCAGGCTCCTGGATCACCTCTTGATCATCGTCTTTACAACTGATTGAAAAAAGTACAAACAGTAATGAAATGCGCAAAAGAACTGAAGTTTTCATGAAATTTTGGTTAGTTAATAATATCGCTAAGTTTCCTTTAACTTTAAATCTGTGCGATATTAAGCAACACGGATATTTTTCCCGCAGGGCAAACGCAGATACTTATTATACGGTTACATAGCGTGAAGAAACTGACTGATGGGAGGGATCAGCTTCAGGGCTAATAAAGAGGAAGCATTATACCAAGTGCGGCGGCGAATATCAGTTGGCCTCAAGGACCATAAACAGAGAACTTCCAAAAGGAGCGCTTCTGAAAATTTTCTCCTCTGCTGCGGTAATACCAAGCAGAATGTTATTGACTATATCGCCGGGATAACTTACATCGGAATCAACATCTGAAACCTGTATGTTTTTTCTGCGGATCTGAAAACGCTGCCATTGCCGCACCAGCAGTATGGGGATGGAAAGTGCAAATGG
Encoded here:
- a CDS encoding ScyD/ScyE family protein; the encoded protein is MKTSVLLRISLLFVLFSISCKDDDQEVIQEPDKLTATDFASQLAAPLGITKGANNNLWVTEMGTGNNDGKVSMITPEGKVYPAITEFTSVISPEEGTPSGLTHLTYKDGSLYILHGVDGKLYKADVSSFKAGDAPVKASTLVGEEIGKFVLAHNFTVDKDETNLFNLTWGTDGDLFITDAAANAVIRRKSDGTLSIFAEIPPFTNPGQVGGPMIDFVPTGIAYDGSKFFVTSLTGFPFIEGKASVQQLDNTGKLSVYKEGYTALVDVVLTPGNKPLVLQFAKFVLPDGFAPNSGKISNEGGTLMIDGLMMPTDIERVGDKTYYAVSMALGKVTKLTY